Within the Vigna angularis cultivar LongXiaoDou No.4 chromosome 10, ASM1680809v1, whole genome shotgun sequence genome, the region AACATGACACTTGATATAATTTGTTTGGAATtgagattttatttaaaacttaaaataaaataaatttcactacACGTCGTTAAAATTTGCGTAGTCAGTAAGACACACAATTTTACAGAAAATAATACAAGAACCTAATAGAATGATTGTGAAACTttcgaaatgattaaaccttataaaaatgaaaaatacaatAGGAAAGAATTGGAGATACATGTGGAAAAAAGCCCATGAATCTTAAAGCCCAATTATCGAATTACGATGAAACTCAATATGTAATCTTTTTCGAGCCGTATCATTAATAGACCATAGATATCGAATTTTGCATCATCCGGTCTAGGGAGTCGTGTTTCAACTATATGTAAGTTGTAGATCATATGTCTGGTTTGGTAGGACCAATAGTTATTTAGTTATATAGAGTACAAAATCAATTCGATGACATCGTGCTTCATAATTACTGAGGAATTCCCTGTTGTGCAAGCTGAGTTTCTATTCAAATTAGACAAAACTGATCCATGCTACTCAATGTAGTTAATCAGAGGTCTAACCTCCACACAGTCAATCTTTCCAATTAAAGTGTTTCAATTGCTGGCCCCATTCACTCACACTCCCTGCAATCAATTGTTTTTTCAGATATAAAAACAAAGAATATGTAGTGATTAATGTATGccaaattgtttaaaatatatagaaaatgcTCAAAATACAAAAGCTAGACGCTATACCAAGTTCAGtttcttaaattatatgttaGAATTAAGTTTTGTGAATGGAATAGaataattaatatcaattacacattattttaagaaatcaTTAATAACACGTAAGAACGATTCATCATTTAGTCTCATAACCCTATAAATCCTTACTTAAAAGGAAACATCTGTAAACACAAAAATGttgctttaaaattaaactgTCCTTCTACATATACGtataaaaagagaaatgaaaattaGATGGAAAtgagatttttgtttttgtaagaattattacttatttaataaataaagtaataatataaaatgaggCAAAAGCACAAATTTTCCAAGTGTCCTCCTGAAACCGTGGTAGGCTTGGGTCCCTGTTTTTTCTCGGACGAACTGATCGTGCCATTGTTGcatgttttctttcttcatcaCTCACAACAAACTAGATATCCACAATAAATTCATCTGCAATTCATACATGTATTCTGCACCCTATCATGACAAGAGAAACaccattgaaaagaaattagaaaGAGAAACAACTCACCACAAAACTAGTAAAAGTACACTGCACACAGCACCATATCCCAACACTTACCATGGCTTTCAAGATCAAGAAGCTTccatctttctttcttattcttgTTCAAAGCATGTTCTTTGAGGTCGTAATTAGCATTGAAAATTGTACAACCACCAAAGGAGGTCACTGGGTGGAGCTGCAGCGCAGCATAGGCATCTCCGCCATGCACATGCAAGTAATGTACGACAACAAGGTCGTAATCTTCGACCGCACCGACTTCGGCCCCTCCAACATCTCCCTCTCCCACCATCGCTGCCGCTTCAACCCCCACGACCTCGCCCTCAAGCTTGACTGCACCGCCCACTCCATCCTCTACGACCTCTCCCACAACACCCTCCGCCCCCTCACCCTCCGCACCGACGCCTGGTGCTCCTCCGGGGCTCTCACCCCCGACGGCTCCCTCCTCCAGACTGGCGGTTTCAACGACGGCTACACCACCCTCCGCTCCTTCACCCCCTGCCCCCAACACAATACCTGCGACTGGCGCGAACTTCGCAACCACAGCCTCTCGAACAGCCGCTGGTACTCCTCCAACCAAATCCTTCCCTCGGGGAAAATCATCGTCGTGGGTGGCCGCAACTCCTTCACCTACGAATTCGTCCCCAAAAACGACGTCGCCTCCTCGTCGTTCCACTACCTTCCCTTCTTGAAACACACGCGTGACCCCAACCGCGGCGAGGAGAACAATCTTTACCCCTTCTTGCACCTCTTACCAGACGGAAACCTCTTCATCTTCGCCAACCGCAACTCCATCCTCTTCAACTTCACCACCAACAAAGTCCTCCGCAACTTCCCCACCATCCCCGgccaagaaaaaagaaactacCCCAGCACAGCCTCCTCCGTTCTCCTCCCGTTAAACCTCACGGGTCTCAACGGAACGCGTTTGCCCGACGCCGAAATTATGATATGCGGCGGGGCCTACCCCGGCGCGTTTAGCTTGGCCAACACGTTGAAGATCTTTCTAGAAGCTTCCCGAACGTGCGGGAGGTTGAGAGTGACGGATTCGAACCCTGTGTGGGTCATGGAAACAATGCCCACGCCGAGGGTTATGCCTGACATGGTTCTGCTTCCCAATGGGAATGTCATTATCTTGAACGGTGCAATGAATGGTACCGCCGGGTGGGAGAACGCGGCCAACCCGGTTTTGCATCCGGTTTTGTATAGACCCGGTTTGGTTGACCAGTTTCCGAGGTTTCAGTTACTGGCGCCGGCGAGTACTCCGAGGATGTATCACTCGTCCGCTGTGCTGGTACCAGATGGCAGGGTTTTAGTGGGCGGGAGCAACCCGCATAGGGTTTATGATTTTCGGGCAAACCCGTACCCGACGGAGTTGAGTTTGGATGCGTATTACCCGGAGTATTTGGGGACAGAGTTTGACTCATTGCGTCCCTCGATAGTCGCTGTTGAGGCTACGAACAATACGGCGTCGTATGGAAAGGTGTTTGCGGTGAATTTTTTGGTACGGGAGTACCGTGTGGGAGGGGTGGGAGTGACGCTGGTGGCGCCGTCATTTACGACGCACTCGTTCGCGATGAACCAGAGGTTGCTTTTGCTGGAGGTGGTGGGGGTTGAGCAGGTGGCGCCGTCAGGGTACAGAGTGGTGGCGCGTGCGCCCCCCTCGCTGGCTGTGGCGCCACCTGGGTTCTACATGCTTTTTATCGTGCACGCTGGAGTTCCGAGCGGTGCGGTTTGGGTTCAGGTGAAATGAAAATGGTTTAGACAGAAAGAAAGTGTTTGAGGAAACTGAATTACTCATTTTTCCTTTGTTCATGCATGTGGGTATGGGGTGGAGAGTGTTTGAGCTTTTGACTTTTGACCATTATTcttttacatcttttaattcCCATTTCATCTTACCTTGGGAATTTTCTATTCTATTTAACATATCCATTACTTTTGGTTAATCTTATCTCATCACtcactttatttttttgtttttatttttatttaggttAGGGATTAATGGTCTGATGATTAAGTCAATTCCTAATTCTTAACTCAATCAACCACAAGATGACCAATCAAAAGACTAACAGCAGGCGTTAGTCAACCTTATCAACCATACTAATTTATGAAGAATGATTTGCTCTCACTTCTTTATGAGAAAAGTGTTcatttactctcttttttagGATAAAAAAAGCCCTGTActcacaaataataatatatttatttttaattaaataatactcCATTcctgttcatatttttaaagcttttaaacaaaaaaaacgttaaatgtatttcttttattttagctaaataattatataatttctcactttgtttcttttcatttcatattacaaTGTATACTTATgcaaatcaatcaaattttaagtgaaaaaataagaatatatttgACAAGAGTAATTCATGTTTgcattaaattttacaaataatggattaataaaaataaaatattaaaaaatctgaGCATTAGAAGGACGAAATTAAAGTGGTCCTTAATAATATCCTATTGAAGTATTCTAATTCTAACTATGTAAAGCAGTACTAAGCTAAGTAATTCATTCATTAATTGTagtattttagaaaaagaagagagagaacaaaataaagtttaatgttCTAATACTTGGATATAGATTGCAATTCATCTTCCAGTCTGTTATAAAAACTATCATTAGATCTTAATCTACGAATTGCAATAAATGCCTAGTATAAATATATGAAGGCATTCATTGCTTAATTAAAGTCtgaatacatacatatatacatattatgTATATATCAGTAACTACAGAGTTGTATATTATAGAGAAGGAGAAGGTGAAATTAGTGCAAGTAAATTTTTATTGCTAAATTACGGTAAATAAAGTGCTTTTCAAAGCAGTAGGCGGAAATagaatacattttatttatagacTTGGAAAGCAGAATGTTTTCTTACAATATATGGATTGTTTTTTCTCTtcacaattaattttttagcTTCTTTCTATCATCTCAACGATCCCTGGTTGAGATTGACCATTTGTCCCCAATGGATGAATATTGTAAGGAACGAACTCACAAGATCCTTGTGCTACGACTTTGAAGATCCCGCACTCATTGATAAACTCCTCACTGCAACCTTCACTACACCAACCACACTAAGCTGCCTTTTCTCTGGACTCAAACACTGGCTATCGTCGTTTTTATTGCTGTCTTCTATTTGAACTCCCACAAAGTATGCAACCTGAACAACAGCATCGATCACTCTAATTAGTAGGGCTTCAATTTAGCTTGTATGGAAGCATGATAAACTGGGTAACAAATCATCAGATTCAAGACACATAAATGTGAAAGACCATCACATGATGTATACACACTTGAAACCCATCTATGAAGGATCACGTCTTTCCCAAAGTGCACGTAATGGATGTTCATCCCTGACTAACTTAACTCAGCAAAAACCCATAAGAATACATATATGATTTGCATCaatatgaaaacaaattcaGCCAACTGACTTACGATTATTGATAACTCAAACCACGGAGGCAAGAGAAGGCTAGAATCAGGATTTTTCATTACTTCAACcacagaaagaaaatgagaatgtGGGAACATCAAGGTACCAATCAAACAGGCAAACAAAAGACCAAGTGTTTGCATGTAAAATTGTAACCAGACAATACCATACCATGGACTATCAAAGTTATCCTAAATAACCACGTCAGAATTGTGAATATTATTAAGCCATCATCTACAATTTCAGCTACTACTATTCACCACAACACTTTAGCAGCAAATGATACATCCATCAAGTTATCTGCTGATACATCACCCAAACTTACACAATAATTACAGTCGTGCAATCTCCAATGAAGCAATTTTGTATACATTGTAAAATTTTGCAAATCAGTTCACTGACTTCATttcttgaattatttttttttcaattttggggGAGCGGCGGAGACGAGTAACAAGAGGTAAAAGCAAACAAAATAGGAAAAGTTTTATCACAATATGAACCATTTCTTCCTTAATGAAAGTTTTTCCAGTGCAACAAACAACTTATTATGCACAACGACTGACAAATTTAAGAGTTCATAATCATATAATACGTTAACAAACAACCacaaaaaattcataattttaaatatagttaCACATTAGGACCTGActgattataatatttaaaaaatggtaCTGTTCAAAGCAGGAAAAATAGTAGCTGTCATCTATTTACCAATATCAAGACCATATTCATGTTTGGTTGAGTTAAAATTCTCTCCTGTCTCCAATTAGACTTAGAAAAACAAATGACTGACAGAAATTAGAAAACGGATGTTTAAGATTTGTAGCTCAGTTAAGGAATACTTTGCCAAGATTACCTTGCCAGAAGCATCACGAACGGGTGAGATGTGAAGAAAATTCCAAAATGAACTTTCGTCCTTCCTGCCAGTGTCCAAAATATTAgtatattcaataaataaactTCACAGCTTTGGCAGCAGAATCAAAAGTGAAGTATTAACCTGTAATTCAAAATACGTACTGTGCATGGTTGTTCAGCTTTAATGCTTTCCTTTATCTGTAAACAACAAGAAAAAGGCATAATCCCAAAGTTAATTTCCATTAGTCCGAGACTCCAAGTTGCCAAATTAGGAAGACAACATTTAAAAACTATGGCAAGAAAATCATACTACCAGATATAAAGTAGAGGTATCAGTATCTGTTCCACCTAAAAACCTACAGTTGCGACCCaaaacttcacttctttcataaCCTATTCAGGTAATggaataattaaaacataagtAAATTTCAGCTATTGGTTTTATATCCTTACATCAGATCCCAGCATTAAGCTGTAAATAAGCGTGAGGCTTTCGTTATGGTGGATAAATTTTTCAATAAGTAgcataagaaaagaaaagaaaagataaatgaatCAAGCTTCTTCAATCAACTTATGCACATCAGTTGTTGGAAAAAGTTAGATGAGAGCACTTCTATAAAAGTTGGAATCcataagttgattttaactaAAAGAAAAGTGTAATTCATTTGccttatttttttccttataagTACTTGTTGAAAAGTTTATCAAAACAAAACTCAATTTGTGCAAGGAAATAGTTTTAGAACCTGTCAATTTCAAGAAGGCATCACTAGCATAAACAATAGGCATGTCCGATAAATGAGGATTTGTTCTGCAAGGAAACTCAAAACCATATAAACAACAAATTAAGGATCTGCAAAAAGGATAAAGCTCTTGGTAAAGTAATACCAAAACTAGACATTTCCAATAACTCACAATACAAAGCTTTGTTTGATTCTACCAAGAGAAATAATCAAGGATGTGCTTAAAAGACCCACGTCAGGAATGCTGCACCTCTTCCTACACACAAATCTGCCAGTTGCTTCACTAAAATGGGTTAGCACAGAGAAGATATTGTCCATGGCAGTGGCGGCACTTCGCATCTCCTCATCACTCGCCACACACGGATCTTCCCTCTCCAATTCTGCATCTGACAAAGCTAATAAATCAGTATAAACCAAACCACTAGCACAATTTCGAGACCACATGAGGCTACCACATTAATTCTGCATCAAATGTAAAATGCATTTAACTTCTTCTGTTCAGCAAGTAGAAGTATGAATAAAGAAAAGGATGCAAGATTTAGAACTAGCAGAAAACTTAAATCCAGTTCTCCTTGTGATTTTGATCTTTTCATTCAATGTTTTACTTAATCAATTTATGATGACTTTTTttgtaaacatttttaaatccaTTGAAGATGCAA harbors:
- the LOC108345266 gene encoding aldehyde oxidase GLOX; its protein translation is MFFEVVISIENCTTTKGGHWVELQRSIGISAMHMQVMYDNKVVIFDRTDFGPSNISLSHHRCRFNPHDLALKLDCTAHSILYDLSHNTLRPLTLRTDAWCSSGALTPDGSLLQTGGFNDGYTTLRSFTPCPQHNTCDWRELRNHSLSNSRWYSSNQILPSGKIIVVGGRNSFTYEFVPKNDVASSSFHYLPFLKHTRDPNRGEENNLYPFLHLLPDGNLFIFANRNSILFNFTTNKVLRNFPTIPGQEKRNYPSTASSVLLPLNLTGLNGTRLPDAEIMICGGAYPGAFSLANTLKIFLEASRTCGRLRVTDSNPVWVMETMPTPRVMPDMVLLPNGNVIILNGAMNGTAGWENAANPVLHPVLYRPGLVDQFPRFQLLAPASTPRMYHSSAVLVPDGRVLVGGSNPHRVYDFRANPYPTELSLDAYYPEYLGTEFDSLRPSIVAVEATNNTASYGKVFAVNFLVREYRVGGVGVTLVAPSFTTHSFAMNQRLLLLEVVGVEQVAPSGYRVVARAPPSLAVAPPGFYMLFIVHAGVPSGAVWVQVK
- the LOC108345843 gene encoding protein TWIN LOV 1 isoform X2, with the translated sequence MPMDLCAQIQRSFDQRYTSHARHSLDELPDSFTITDPHIPGHPIVFASPGFLKLTGYARCEVLGQTAAIFQGPGTSRRSVMEIREAVREERTEQVVLLNYRKDGTPFWMLFRVCPVFSADGGAVVHFVAVQVPLHKKDGSGVRDFGFGCCRKEVCTDSLSELGRVCSVEQVLERDVIELEREDPCVASDEEMRSAATAMDNIFSVLTHFSEATGRFVCRKRCSIPDVGLLSTSLIISLGRIKQSFVLTNPHLSDMPIVYASDAFLKLTGYERSEVLGRNCRFLGGTDTDTSTLYLIKESIKAEQPCTVRILNYRKDESSFWNFLHISPVRDASGKVAYFVGVQIEDSNKNDDSQCLSPEKRQLSVVGVVKVAVRSLSMSAGSSKS
- the LOC108345843 gene encoding protein TWIN LOV 1 isoform X4 → MPMDLCAQIQRSFDQRYTSHARHSLDELPDSFTITDPHIPGHPIVFASPGFLKLTGYARCEVLGQTAAIFQGPGTSRRSVMEIREAVREERTEQVVLLNYRKDGTPFWMLFRVCPVFSADGGAVVHFVAVQVPLHKKDGSGVRDFGFGCCRKEVCTDSLSELGRVCSVEQVLERDVIDAELEREDPCVASDEEMRSAATAMDNIFSVLTHFSEATGRFVCRKRTNPHLSDMPIVYASDAFLKLTGYERSEVLGRNCRFLGGTDTDTSTLYLIKESIKAEQPCTVRILNYRKDESSFWNFLHISPVRDASGKVAYFVGVQIEDSNKNDDSQCLSPEKRQLSVVGVVKVAVRSLSMSAGSSKS
- the LOC108345843 gene encoding protein TWIN LOV 1 isoform X3 is translated as MPMDLCAQIQRSFDQRYTSHARHSLDELPDSFTITDPHIPGHPIVFASPGFLKLTGYARCEVLGQTAAIFQGPGTSRRSVMEIREAVREERTEQVVLLNYRKDGTPFWMLFRVCPVFSADGGAVVHFVAVQVPLHKKDGSGVRDFGFGCCRKEVCTDSLSELGRVCSVEQVLERDVIDAELEREDPCVASDEEMRSAATAMDNIFSVLTHFSEATGRFVCRKRCSIPDFPCRTNPHLSDMPIVYASDAFLKLTGYERSEVLGRNCRFLGGTDTDTSTLYLIKESIKAEQPCTVRILNYRKDESSFWNFLHISPVRDASGKVAYFVGVQIEDSNKNDDSQCLSPEKRQLSVVGVVKVAVRSLSMSAGSSKS
- the LOC108345843 gene encoding protein TWIN LOV 1 isoform X1 is translated as MPMDLCAQIQRSFDQRYTSHARHSLDELPDSFTITDPHIPGHPIVFASPGFLKLTGYARCEVLGQTAAIFQGPGTSRRSVMEIREAVREERTEQVVLLNYRKDGTPFWMLFRVCPVFSADGGAVVHFVAVQVPLHKKDGSGVRDFGFGCCRKEVCTDSLSELGRVCSVEQVLERDVIDAELEREDPCVASDEEMRSAATAMDNIFSVLTHFSEATGRFVCRKRCSIPDVGLLSTSLIISLGRIKQSFVLTNPHLSDMPIVYASDAFLKLTGYERSEVLGRNCRFLGGTDTDTSTLYLIKESIKAEQPCTVRILNYRKDESSFWNFLHISPVRDASGKVAYFVGVQIEDSNKNDDSQCLSPEKRQLSVVGVVKVAVRSLSMSAGSSKS